A region from the Aegilops tauschii subsp. strangulata cultivar AL8/78 chromosome 5, Aet v6.0, whole genome shotgun sequence genome encodes:
- the LOC109776473 gene encoding glycosyltransferase BC10 — translation MTSPVTTHASPFLLALLLLLSIPVVFLLGPRLLPPKTLPAIPDADESDDLALFRRAILSSSSAKPATTSYFFHRRPRPKVAFLFLTNSDIVFSPLWEKYFHGHRQLFNLYVHADPYSVLELPPTPTFRGRFVPAKATQRASPTLVSAARRLLATALLDDPSNQFFALLSQSCIPLHPFPTMYKTLLSDNAGPHGHHRSFIEIMDNTSILHDRYYARGDNVMLPEVPYDQFRAGSQFFVLTRRHAIMVVRDMRLWKKFKLPCLVERNYSCYPEEHYFPTLLDMQDPAGCTKYSLTRVNWTDQVEGHPHTYHPGEVSANLIRELRKSNAKYSYMFARKFAPECLEPLMEIADSVILRD, via the coding sequence ATGACGTCGCCGGTGACGACGCACGCCTCGCCCTTCCTGCTCGCCCTGCTCCTGCTCCTCTCCATCCCGGTCGTCTTCCTCCTTGGGCCGCGCCTCCTCCCACCCAAGACGCTCCCCGCCATCCCGGACGCCGACGAGTCCGACGACCTCGCCCTCTTCCGCCGCGCCATCCTCTCCTCTTCCTCCGCCAAGCCGGCCACCACCTCCTACTTCTTCCACCGCCGCCCTCGGCCCAAAGTCGCCTTCCTCTTCCTCACCAACTCCGACATCGTCTTCTCGCCGCTCTGGGAGAAGTACTTCCATGGCCACCGCCAGCTGTTCAACCTGTATGTCCATGCCGATCCCTACTCCGTCCTAGAGCTGCCGCCAACGCCCACCTTCCGCGGCCGCTTCGTGCCAGCCAAGGCCACGCAGCGAGCCTCCCCCACGCTCGTCtctgccgcccgccgcctcctcgccaccGCACTCCTGGACGACCCGTCCAACCAGTTCTTTGCGCTGCTGTCTCAGTCCTGCATCCCGCTGCATCCGTTCCCCACCATGTACAAGACACTCCTCTCCGACAATGCTGGCCCTCACGGCCACCACCGCAGCTTCATAGAGATAATGGACAACACCTCCATCCTTCATGATAGGTACTATGCCCGCGGTGATAATGTGATGTTGCCAGAGGTGCCGTATGACCAGTTTCGTGCTGGATCGCAGTTCTTTGTGCTGACCAGGAGGCATGCCATCATGGTTGTGAGGGACATGCGGCTCTGGAAGAAGTTTAAGTTGCCTTGTCTGGTCGAGCGCAATTACTCGTGCTATCCAGAGGAGCACTACTTCCCCACATTGCTGGATATGCAGGACCCTGCTGGATGCACCAAGTATAGCCTCACGAGGGTGAACTGGACAGATCAAGTCGAGGGCCACCCACACACGTATCATCCTGGGGAGGTGTCGGCAAACTTGATCAGGGAGTTGCGGAAGTCAAATGCGAAATACTCATACATGTTTGCACGGAAATTTGCCCCAGAGTGCCTCGAGCCGCTGATGGAGATTGCGGACTCAGTCATCCTACGTGACTAG